From the genome of Phytohabitans rumicis, one region includes:
- a CDS encoding glycoside hydrolase, whose amino-acid sequence MATNRLAAVAVALVGGVTALVGPASTPAYAVDPPGSAVTVHIDPSYQQAAFEGWGTSLVWFANVTGGYPDEIRDKLVDMLFGEDGLRLNIARYNIGGGNAPDVRADYMKVGATMPGFWQAPPGTTRADLDWWDPGNPDHWNWDADANQRWWIDQIKDQVDIWEAFSNSPPWFQTVSGYVSGGFNSSTDQIREDRVDAFATYLVRVAEHIEDAHGIEFDTIAPLNEPNTPYWGTTLGPDGQPTGGRQEGAHAGPALQQKVVLALDRALVGADTAAAVSAMDETNPGIFVQNWNAYAADARAAVDQLNTHTYGTGQRTSARDSAKGADKKLWMSEVEGTWGTGTSFTSMEPGLGIATRIVGDLRELEPSAWVFWQPVEDAIPQAAGGGNWGSIHVPFNCGADATLETCPVQANTKFHTIRNFTHYIRPGDHLVKVDDASTVAAVKASGRAATVVHVNNETTSRAVTLDLSLFKHVSKRATVTPVVSSVDGALVSGEPVRVSSQKATLVVPAKSVTTFIVNGVSGVARDAALIQPDHVYRLRGVQSGRSLTPSDDGTGVVIRTTDATRADQLWSVRKLTGGLTNRERYEVVNAVTGKRLGAGVLDDTGQPWTLSTTGDGTWTLVGAGAGRLLDVAGQATADGSRVATFTPTSGANQRWAIVDETVRRTEPVEAYTVPGLAPVLPDTVTPVYRDGARGALPVVWTMPPDWRWRRPGTVTVTGVATDPLGRAIPAAAVVTVDTFGATEPTRAKTYVGGRPDLPATVTGVGAHGGRATLPVAWDAAPAGAFDQAGVTTLRGTATVVDGSTVDATVRVQVTEPTQLNAAREPGTAVGATYTESGYSAEGLRNGNLTDKAWSNWRSGTKNPSDTITFTLPVARDLTRVVAYFYRDSAAGGGLAQSVRVQVLAADGTWVDASPEVPVGTEGTPVVDVPVAAGATTAARIVLTPRPSGYLTLSEIALLAKAPGVSSDAAAASIAVDGVPIAGFDPDVTEYAVATGNPHRSVVTATAADPYATVAVSGDRTVTVTVSSEDGARTRTYTVRLTRGR is encoded by the coding sequence ATGGCCACGAATCGGTTGGCGGCCGTCGCGGTGGCCCTCGTCGGGGGCGTCACGGCCCTGGTCGGGCCCGCGTCCACGCCGGCGTACGCGGTGGACCCGCCGGGCAGCGCGGTCACCGTCCACATCGACCCGTCGTACCAGCAGGCCGCGTTCGAGGGGTGGGGCACGAGCCTGGTCTGGTTCGCGAACGTGACCGGCGGCTACCCGGACGAGATCCGCGACAAGCTCGTGGACATGCTCTTCGGCGAGGACGGCCTCCGGCTGAACATCGCCCGCTACAACATCGGCGGCGGCAACGCGCCGGACGTCCGTGCCGACTACATGAAGGTCGGCGCGACCATGCCCGGCTTCTGGCAGGCGCCGCCGGGCACCACCCGCGCCGACCTGGACTGGTGGGACCCCGGCAATCCCGACCACTGGAACTGGGACGCCGACGCCAACCAGCGCTGGTGGATCGACCAGATCAAGGACCAGGTCGACATCTGGGAGGCGTTCAGCAACTCACCGCCGTGGTTCCAGACGGTCAGCGGGTACGTCTCCGGCGGCTTCAACTCCAGCACGGACCAGATCCGCGAGGACCGGGTCGACGCCTTCGCGACGTACCTGGTGCGGGTGGCCGAGCACATCGAAGACGCGCACGGCATCGAGTTCGACACCATCGCACCGCTGAACGAGCCGAACACGCCGTACTGGGGCACGACGCTCGGGCCGGACGGGCAGCCGACCGGCGGCCGCCAGGAGGGCGCGCACGCCGGGCCGGCCCTGCAGCAGAAGGTCGTGCTCGCGCTCGACCGCGCGCTGGTCGGCGCGGACACCGCCGCCGCCGTCTCGGCCATGGACGAGACCAACCCGGGCATCTTCGTGCAGAACTGGAACGCGTACGCCGCGGACGCACGCGCCGCCGTGGACCAGCTCAACACGCACACGTACGGCACGGGGCAGCGGACCAGTGCCCGCGACTCCGCCAAGGGCGCGGACAAGAAGCTGTGGATGAGCGAGGTCGAGGGCACCTGGGGTACGGGCACCAGCTTCACCAGCATGGAGCCGGGGCTCGGGATCGCCACCCGGATCGTCGGTGACCTGCGTGAGCTGGAGCCCTCGGCGTGGGTCTTCTGGCAGCCGGTCGAGGACGCCATCCCACAGGCGGCCGGCGGTGGGAACTGGGGGAGCATCCACGTCCCGTTCAACTGCGGGGCCGATGCCACCCTGGAGACCTGCCCGGTCCAGGCGAACACCAAGTTCCACACGATCCGGAACTTCACCCACTACATCCGTCCGGGCGACCATCTGGTCAAGGTGGACGACGCGTCGACCGTCGCCGCCGTCAAGGCGTCCGGGCGCGCCGCGACCGTCGTACACGTCAACAACGAGACCACGTCCCGCGCCGTCACGCTGGACCTGTCGCTCTTCAAGCACGTGTCGAAGAGAGCCACCGTGACGCCCGTCGTGTCGAGTGTGGACGGCGCCCTCGTCTCCGGCGAGCCGGTACGGGTGTCCAGCCAAAAAGCCACGCTCGTCGTACCGGCCAAGTCGGTCACCACGTTCATCGTGAACGGGGTGAGCGGGGTGGCCCGGGATGCCGCGCTGATCCAGCCGGACCACGTCTACCGGCTCCGGGGAGTCCAGAGTGGACGCTCGTTGACCCCGTCGGACGACGGGACCGGCGTGGTCATCCGCACCACCGACGCGACCCGAGCGGATCAGTTGTGGAGCGTGCGGAAGCTGACCGGCGGGCTGACCAACCGCGAGCGGTACGAGGTGGTCAACGCCGTCACCGGAAAGCGGCTCGGCGCGGGCGTGCTCGACGACACCGGCCAGCCGTGGACCCTGTCCACGACCGGCGACGGCACCTGGACCCTGGTCGGTGCCGGGGCCGGCCGCCTGCTCGACGTCGCCGGCCAGGCCACCGCCGACGGCAGCCGGGTCGCCACCTTCACCCCGACTTCGGGAGCCAACCAGCGCTGGGCCATCGTGGACGAGACGGTCCGGCGCACCGAGCCGGTCGAGGCGTACACGGTGCCCGGACTTGCCCCGGTGCTGCCGGACACCGTCACGCCGGTGTACCGCGACGGCGCCCGCGGTGCCCTGCCGGTGGTCTGGACGATGCCGCCGGACTGGCGGTGGCGCCGGCCCGGCACCGTAACGGTGACCGGCGTCGCGACCGATCCGCTGGGCCGCGCGATCCCCGCCGCGGCGGTGGTCACGGTGGACACGTTCGGCGCCACGGAGCCCACCCGCGCGAAGACCTATGTGGGCGGTCGCCCCGACCTGCCGGCCACGGTCACCGGCGTCGGCGCGCACGGCGGCCGGGCCACGCTCCCCGTCGCGTGGGACGCGGCGCCGGCCGGTGCGTTCGACCAGGCCGGCGTGACGACCCTGCGCGGCACCGCCACGGTGGTCGACGGCTCCACGGTGGACGCCACCGTCCGGGTGCAGGTGACCGAGCCGACCCAGCTGAACGCGGCGCGCGAGCCGGGCACGGCGGTCGGGGCGACGTACACGGAGAGCGGCTATTCGGCCGAGGGGTTGCGCAACGGCAACCTCACCGACAAGGCGTGGTCCAACTGGCGCTCGGGCACGAAGAACCCGTCCGACACCATCACGTTCACGCTGCCGGTGGCGCGCGACCTGACCCGGGTCGTGGCGTACTTCTACCGGGACAGCGCGGCCGGCGGCGGCCTGGCGCAGAGCGTGCGCGTCCAGGTGCTCGCCGCCGACGGCACCTGGGTCGATGCCAGCCCTGAGGTCCCGGTCGGCACCGAGGGCACGCCGGTCGTGGACGTACCGGTGGCGGCGGGGGCCACGACGGCCGCGCGGATCGTGCTGACCCCGCGCCCGTCCGGATACCTGACGCTCAGCGAGATCGCGCTGCTGGCCAAGGCGCCCGGCGTGTCGTCGGACGCGGCCGCCGCGTCCATCGCGGTGGACGGCGTACCGATCGCGGGCTTCGATCCGGACGTCACCGAGTACGCGGTGGCCACGGGGAATCCACATCGGAGCGTGGTGACGGCGACGGCCGCCGACCCGTACGCGACGGTGGCGGTCAGCGGCGACCGGACCGTCACCGTCACGGTGTCCAGTGAGGACGGCGCCCGGACGCGGACCTACACCGTGCGGCTCACCCGCGGCCGATAG
- a CDS encoding carbonic anhydrase, producing the protein MPRNLPRRSLLAAAATGLAAGATALAGPALAARPATPATEPAADTPAKALNRLLAGNHRFASGHPIRPHQTPQRLREVAAGQHPFAITLGCADSRVPPEVLFDQGLGDIFDNRVAGNIVDDLLLGSVEFAVEEFAPPVLMVLGHERCGAITATINALESGGEAPGHIGSIVDALRPIVEPLLESGGDRVDIAVRANVRAQARQLVATSELIAERVAAGTLAVVGARYDLDTGRVTLVH; encoded by the coding sequence GTGCCACGAAACCTCCCCCGGCGTTCCCTGCTCGCCGCTGCCGCGACCGGCCTGGCCGCGGGCGCCACGGCCCTCGCCGGACCCGCCCTGGCCGCCCGACCGGCCACCCCGGCCACCGAGCCCGCGGCGGACACCCCGGCGAAGGCCCTCAACCGGCTGCTCGCCGGCAACCACCGCTTCGCCAGCGGTCACCCGATCCGTCCACATCAGACACCGCAGCGCCTGCGCGAGGTCGCGGCCGGCCAGCACCCGTTCGCCATCACGCTCGGCTGCGCCGACTCACGCGTACCCCCGGAAGTGCTCTTCGACCAAGGGCTCGGGGACATCTTCGACAACCGTGTCGCCGGCAACATCGTCGACGACCTGCTGCTGGGCAGCGTCGAATTCGCGGTCGAGGAGTTCGCGCCGCCGGTGCTGATGGTGCTGGGCCACGAACGCTGCGGCGCCATCACGGCCACCATCAACGCACTGGAGAGCGGCGGCGAGGCGCCCGGCCACATCGGCTCGATCGTCGACGCGCTGCGCCCGATCGTCGAACCGCTGCTGGAGAGCGGCGGCGACCGGGTGGACATCGCGGTCCGGGCCAACGTCCGGGCGCAGGCGCGCCAGCTCGTCGCGACCAGCGAGCTCATCGCGGAACGGGTAGCGGCCGGCACGCTGGCGGTCGTCGGCGCCCGCTACGACCTCGACACCGGCCGAGTCACCCTGGTCCACTAG
- a CDS encoding DUF3455 domain-containing protein, which translates to MRKSTVIRSVAAAGVLAAAVLAGSGGSAAALPKAPPALDPPAGHVLSAVFAAKGVQIYQCTASAWAFVEPAASLTGRSWRPAGRHDVLHFRGPSWQSTEDGSLVEARAIANSPVPGAIPELLLQATRNRGDGVFGRTTYIQRLATKGGTAPAGTCVDGTVTAVPYRAEYRFFSAAP; encoded by the coding sequence GTGCGTAAGTCCACAGTGATCCGTTCTGTCGCGGCCGCCGGTGTGCTGGCGGCCGCCGTCCTGGCCGGCTCGGGTGGCAGCGCCGCCGCGCTGCCCAAGGCGCCGCCCGCTCTCGACCCGCCCGCCGGCCATGTGCTGTCCGCGGTCTTCGCGGCCAAGGGCGTCCAGATCTACCAGTGCACCGCGAGCGCCTGGGCGTTCGTGGAGCCGGCCGCGAGCCTGACCGGCCGCTCCTGGCGCCCCGCCGGCCGGCACGACGTGCTCCACTTCCGCGGGCCGAGCTGGCAGTCCACTGAGGATGGTTCGCTCGTGGAGGCGCGGGCGATCGCCAACTCTCCCGTGCCCGGCGCCATCCCGGAGCTGCTGCTGCAGGCCACCCGCAACCGCGGCGACGGCGTGTTCGGCCGCACGACGTACATCCAGCGGCTGGCCACGAAGGGCGGCACCGCACCCGCCGGCACGTGCGTGGACGGCACGGTGACCGCGGTGCCATACCGCGCCGAGTACCGGTTCTTCAGCGCCGCGCCGTAA
- a CDS encoding SMP-30/gluconolactonase/LRE family protein has product MTRPRIHPVVWSPPAAPARARQPYSSPPMPAPALLPVVGAGPEDVAAHPDGSLYTGVEDGRILRVRPDGGPAEVVAETGGRPLGVEVTADGALLVCDAYRGLLQVDPGTGQVRPGPSRASSCATTRPSRRTAPCT; this is encoded by the coding sequence GTGACGCGTCCCCGGATTCATCCCGTCGTCTGGTCGCCGCCGGCCGCGCCGGCGCGGGCCCGGCAGCCGTACAGCAGCCCGCCGATGCCCGCGCCCGCCCTGCTGCCGGTCGTGGGCGCGGGCCCCGAGGACGTGGCCGCCCATCCGGACGGCAGCCTCTACACCGGAGTCGAGGACGGCCGGATCCTTCGGGTACGCCCGGACGGCGGCCCGGCCGAGGTCGTCGCCGAGACCGGCGGGCGGCCGCTCGGCGTCGAGGTGACCGCCGACGGTGCGCTGCTGGTCTGCGACGCCTATCGCGGGCTGCTCCAGGTGGACCCCGGCACCGGCCAGGTCCGCCCCGGGCCGTCGAGGGCATCTTCCTGTGCAACAACGCGGCCATCGCGGCGGACGGCACCGTGTACGTGA
- a CDS encoding molybdopterin-dependent oxidoreductase, with the protein METVHGACNLCEAICGLRFTIDGGRITSINGDPDDPLSRGHICPKAIALGDIQADPDRLRKPVRRTPDGWVEISWDEAYDLVVDRLIETRQRYGSNAVGLYLGNPSVHNYGILTHGPHFFGQLRTRNRFSATSVDQLPHQLVVHWLYGHQLLIPIPDIDNTNYFLVFGANPLASNGSLMTVPDVRRRLVDLKARGGKVVVFDPRRTETAALADEHHFVRPGSDAALLLALLHCVFADGTAEPTAHVDGLDAVREAVAAFTPERVAAVTGVDADVIRRVAREFAAAEGAACYGRVGVSIQRFGALSQWAIQLLNLATGNLDRPGGALFTRPAVDLVGGGLVGPGHYDKWRSRVRGLPEFSGELPVAALAEEILTPGDGQIRALVTVAGNPVLSTPNGGQLDRALDGLDFMVAVDFYVNETTRHADVILPPTTALEHDHYDVIFHALAVRNTARYSPAVLPKPADARHDWEIFTELARRYARRLGRRPAMRRRLMMRLRPHQQIAAGLRLGPYPVSLRALRRRPSGVDFGPLRPSFPGALRTPDKRVHAAPTQLLDALREATEELLAAPEPGQLRLIGRRHLRSNNSWMHNYERLVKGRPRHHLFMHPDDLAARGLRDGQRVRVRSRVGEVEVEVAETADIMPGVVSLPHGWGHARPDVRLSVASRTPGVSINDLTDDTLLDELSGNAALNGVVVTVESASG; encoded by the coding sequence ATGGAGACCGTCCACGGCGCTTGTAACCTGTGCGAGGCGATCTGCGGGCTGCGGTTCACCATCGACGGTGGCCGCATCACGTCGATCAACGGCGACCCCGACGATCCCCTCTCCCGCGGTCACATCTGCCCCAAGGCGATCGCGCTCGGCGACATCCAGGCCGACCCGGACCGGCTGCGCAAGCCGGTCCGGCGTACCCCGGACGGGTGGGTGGAGATCTCCTGGGACGAGGCGTACGACCTCGTCGTGGACCGGCTGATCGAGACCCGCCAGCGGTACGGGTCGAACGCGGTCGGCCTCTACCTCGGCAACCCGAGCGTGCACAACTACGGGATCCTCACCCACGGGCCGCACTTCTTCGGCCAGCTGCGTACCCGCAACCGGTTCTCCGCCACCTCCGTGGACCAGCTGCCGCACCAGCTCGTGGTGCACTGGCTGTACGGCCACCAGCTCCTCATCCCGATCCCCGACATCGACAACACCAACTATTTCCTGGTCTTCGGCGCCAACCCGCTGGCCTCCAACGGCAGCCTCATGACCGTGCCGGACGTACGCCGCCGGCTGGTCGACCTGAAGGCCCGCGGCGGCAAGGTGGTGGTCTTCGACCCGCGCCGCACCGAGACCGCCGCGCTGGCCGACGAGCACCACTTCGTCCGGCCCGGCTCGGACGCCGCGCTCCTGCTCGCGCTGCTGCACTGCGTGTTCGCCGACGGGACGGCGGAGCCCACCGCGCACGTCGACGGGCTGGACGCGGTACGCGAGGCGGTCGCCGCGTTCACCCCCGAGCGGGTCGCCGCGGTGACCGGCGTCGACGCGGACGTGATCCGGCGCGTCGCCCGGGAGTTCGCCGCCGCTGAGGGCGCCGCCTGCTACGGCCGGGTCGGCGTGTCGATCCAGCGGTTCGGGGCGCTGTCCCAGTGGGCGATCCAGCTCCTCAACCTCGCCACCGGCAACCTCGACCGGCCCGGCGGCGCGCTCTTCACCCGGCCGGCCGTGGACCTGGTCGGCGGTGGTCTGGTCGGGCCCGGCCACTACGACAAGTGGCGCAGCCGGGTGCGCGGCCTGCCGGAGTTCTCCGGCGAGCTGCCGGTCGCCGCCCTCGCCGAGGAGATCCTGACGCCCGGCGACGGCCAGATCCGGGCGCTGGTCACCGTGGCCGGCAACCCGGTGCTCTCCACCCCGAACGGCGGCCAGCTCGACCGGGCCCTGGACGGGCTGGACTTCATGGTGGCCGTCGACTTCTACGTCAACGAGACCACCCGGCACGCCGACGTGATCCTCCCGCCCACCACCGCACTGGAGCACGACCACTACGACGTGATCTTCCACGCCCTCGCTGTGCGCAACACCGCCCGGTACTCGCCGGCCGTCCTGCCCAAGCCGGCGGACGCCCGGCACGACTGGGAGATCTTCACCGAGCTGGCCCGGCGGTACGCGCGCCGCCTGGGCCGCCGTCCTGCGATGCGGCGCCGGCTGATGATGCGGCTGCGCCCGCACCAGCAGATCGCGGCCGGGCTGCGCCTCGGGCCGTACCCGGTGAGCCTGCGCGCGCTGCGCCGCCGTCCGTCCGGTGTGGACTTCGGGCCGCTGCGTCCCAGCTTCCCCGGCGCCCTGCGTACGCCGGACAAGCGGGTGCACGCCGCCCCGACGCAGTTGCTGGACGCGCTGCGGGAGGCCACCGAGGAGCTGCTCGCCGCGCCCGAGCCCGGCCAGCTGCGCCTGATCGGGCGCCGCCACCTGCGCAGCAACAACTCGTGGATGCACAACTACGAGCGGCTGGTGAAGGGTCGCCCGCGGCACCACCTCTTCATGCACCCCGACGACCTGGCCGCCCGCGGGCTGCGCGACGGCCAGCGGGTACGGGTGCGCTCCCGGGTCGGCGAGGTCGAGGTGGAGGTGGCCGAGACCGCCGACATCATGCCCGGCGTGGTGAGCCTCCCGCACGGCTGGGGCCACGCCCGGCCCGACGTACGGCTCTCGGTGGCGAGCCGCACGCCGGGCGTGAGCATCAACGACCTGACCGACGACACGCTCCTCGACGAGCTGTCGGGGAACGCCGCCCTGAACGGCGTGGTCGTGACCGTGGAGTCAGCCAGCGGCTAA
- a CDS encoding peptidase inhibitor family I36 protein yields the protein MLLYVPRSIRAVATLLAAVSAVVTIAAPAGAGAVQERIDRYLIDNPGGIQVSATDIAYGDLIVTVVRSAAAGVPDCPSGWFCFYDGANYTYPRGKLSDCGPQDLGTWNWRNRVASVDYQSSTGSVTFINETGATDTALFTASTSRRRIPDVAPNRDKADYVYRSC from the coding sequence ATGTTGCTCTACGTACCCAGATCAATACGCGCAGTAGCCACACTCCTGGCCGCCGTCTCGGCCGTCGTGACCATCGCCGCACCCGCCGGCGCCGGAGCCGTCCAGGAGCGGATCGACCGGTACCTTATCGACAATCCCGGCGGCATCCAGGTCAGCGCCACCGACATCGCGTACGGCGACCTCATCGTGACCGTCGTCCGGAGCGCCGCCGCCGGCGTACCCGACTGCCCCTCCGGGTGGTTCTGCTTCTACGACGGCGCGAACTACACGTACCCGCGCGGCAAGCTCAGCGACTGCGGCCCGCAGGACCTCGGCACCTGGAACTGGCGCAACCGGGTGGCGTCGGTCGACTACCAAAGCTCCACGGGCTCGGTCACCTTCATCAACGAGACCGGCGCGACGGACACCGCCCTGTTCACTGCCAGCACGTCCCGGCGCAGGATCCCCGACGTCGCGCCCAACCGGGACAAGGCGGACTATGTGTACCGCAGCTGCTGA
- a CDS encoding RNA polymerase sigma factor codes for MRTDVARDRAWHDDLCRQYHSRVMRVAAALLEDHWQDAEEVAQETFMTAWVKREVVGEDPWPWLYVTARNHVRTRWRQHRKRFQAHLRSVAEPVAPYDGGMGACEDRQDLVRAWRSLRVDDRELLLLSCDGTSDAQTAEILRITPAAVRKRRQRARDRLRKALEAMDAEIPMASVGTDKGT; via the coding sequence GTGCGCACGGACGTGGCGCGGGATAGGGCATGGCACGACGACCTCTGCCGGCAGTACCACAGCAGGGTGATGCGGGTGGCGGCGGCGTTGCTGGAAGACCACTGGCAGGACGCGGAGGAGGTCGCGCAGGAGACGTTCATGACGGCGTGGGTGAAGCGGGAGGTCGTCGGTGAAGACCCTTGGCCTTGGCTCTACGTGACCGCGCGAAACCACGTGCGCACCCGCTGGCGGCAGCACCGCAAACGGTTCCAGGCACACCTGCGCAGCGTGGCCGAGCCCGTCGCGCCGTACGACGGCGGCATGGGCGCCTGCGAGGACCGGCAGGACCTGGTACGGGCGTGGCGGTCGCTGCGGGTGGACGACCGCGAGTTGCTGCTCCTGTCGTGCGACGGGACCAGCGACGCCCAGACCGCCGAGATCCTGCGGATAACGCCGGCGGCGGTCCGCAAGCGGCGCCAACGGGCGCGCGACCGGCTGCGCAAGGCGCTTGAGGCGATGGATGCGGAGATCCCGATGGCATCTGTCGGCACCGACAAGGGGACGTGA
- a CDS encoding LacI family DNA-binding transcriptional regulator: MSQRVTVKDVAVAAGVSPATVSRVMAGDYPVSAATRARVQRAVRELDYVANAQARALKGAGSGMVAFVMEDVTGPSFAYVAKGVEQQATAMGRLCLICTTHGDPARELAVVEAMREQRADAVILVGSGFLDDDYRQRMIHFAHGLDKAGSRLVLCGRPALGDDVPTTVVEYDNEGGAYAMTSHLLSQGHRKIVYLGNVQENHTTSRDRIKGFTRAHEAFGVPLDPALIVPGVYSQAFGYAGAKRLLAAGVEHTAIFAATDMVAAGVLLALREAGVRVPQDVSVVGYDDIPLAVNVVPALTTVRIPTEELGRTAVRLALSPDEPQHVVLGTHIVVRESVAPVVGR, from the coding sequence GTGAGTCAACGGGTCACCGTCAAGGATGTCGCGGTCGCCGCGGGGGTTTCTCCCGCGACGGTCTCGCGCGTCATGGCCGGCGACTACCCGGTCTCGGCCGCGACCCGGGCCCGCGTCCAGCGCGCGGTGCGCGAGCTGGACTACGTGGCGAACGCCCAGGCCCGCGCGCTCAAGGGCGCCGGCAGCGGGATGGTGGCCTTCGTGATGGAAGACGTCACCGGCCCCTCGTTCGCGTACGTGGCCAAGGGTGTGGAGCAGCAGGCCACCGCGATGGGCCGGCTCTGCCTGATCTGCACGACGCACGGCGACCCGGCCCGCGAGCTGGCGGTCGTGGAGGCCATGCGGGAGCAGCGGGCCGACGCGGTCATCCTGGTCGGCAGCGGCTTCCTCGACGACGACTACCGCCAACGCATGATCCACTTCGCGCACGGGCTCGACAAGGCCGGCTCCCGCCTCGTGCTGTGCGGCCGGCCCGCCCTCGGCGACGACGTGCCGACCACGGTGGTGGAGTACGACAACGAGGGCGGCGCGTACGCGATGACCAGCCACCTGCTCTCCCAGGGGCACCGCAAGATCGTCTACCTCGGCAACGTCCAGGAAAACCACACCACCAGCCGGGACCGCATCAAGGGGTTCACCCGGGCGCACGAGGCGTTCGGCGTGCCGCTCGACCCGGCGCTGATCGTGCCCGGCGTCTACAGCCAGGCGTTCGGCTACGCGGGCGCCAAGCGGCTGCTCGCGGCGGGCGTCGAGCACACCGCCATCTTCGCGGCCACCGACATGGTCGCCGCCGGCGTGCTGCTCGCGCTCCGCGAGGCGGGCGTCCGCGTGCCGCAGGACGTCTCCGTGGTCGGCTACGACGACATCCCGCTCGCCGTGAACGTCGTGCCGGCGCTCACCACCGTGCGGATCCCGACCGAGGAGCTGGGGCGCACCGCCGTGCGCCTGGCCCTGAGCCCGGACGAGCCGCAGCACGTGGTGCTGGGCACGCACATCGTCGTACGCGAGTCGGTCGCGCCGGTCGTCGGCCGGTAG
- a CDS encoding class I SAM-dependent methyltransferase, whose protein sequence is MAREVWAAGDPYEAYVGRWSRRVAEAFLGWLAVPAGRDWLDVGCGTGALTATVLGAADPARVAGVDPSEGFLAHARARILDPRAIFQVGDARSLPFPDHRFDAVVSGLALNFVPDAARAAAELARVARPGGWWPPTCGTTPTAWR, encoded by the coding sequence GTGGCGCGCGAGGTCTGGGCCGCAGGCGACCCGTACGAGGCGTACGTGGGCCGCTGGAGCCGGCGCGTCGCGGAGGCGTTCCTGGGCTGGCTGGCGGTCCCCGCCGGCCGTGACTGGCTGGACGTGGGCTGCGGCACCGGGGCGCTGACCGCGACCGTGCTCGGCGCGGCCGATCCGGCCCGGGTGGCCGGTGTGGACCCGTCGGAGGGGTTCCTGGCGCACGCGCGCGCTCGGATATTGGATCCACGAGCCATTTTTCAGGTGGGCGACGCCCGGTCGCTCCCGTTCCCCGACCACCGCTTCGACGCGGTGGTCAGCGGGTTGGCGCTCAACTTCGTACCCGATGCGGCACGTGCGGCGGCGGAACTGGCCCGCGTGGCCCGGCCCGGCGGGTGGTGGCCGCCTACGTGTGGGACTACGCCGACGGCATGGCGATGA